The Myxocyprinus asiaticus isolate MX2 ecotype Aquarium Trade chromosome 31, UBuf_Myxa_2, whole genome shotgun sequence genome has a segment encoding these proteins:
- the ostn gene encoding osteocrin isoform X2, with product MLGCGCVLLTGLMTLTLFHCSTESLHVPQERPVYVESTVMEGRGIQRSPGEQKTSGAVKAKLLLLDQLVRLENDVIETKRKRSFPGSNTPLDRLSISTMDPKSNKQRKVVELPRRRVSVPIDRIGVGRLPNSRG from the exons ATGCTGGGCTGTGGATGTGTGCTGCTCACTGGTCTGATGACACTGACCTTGTTCCACTGCAGTACTGAAAGCCTTCATGTACCCCAGGAAAGGCCAGTG TATGTGGAATCAACAGTCATGGAGGGCCGTGGCATCCAGCGAAGCCCAGGCGAGCAGAAGACCTCAGGAGCTGTGAAGGCTAAACTTCTCCTGCTTGACCAGCTGGTCCGACTAGAGAATGATGTCATTGAGACCAAGAGGAAACGAAGCTTCCCCGGATCCAACACGCCACTTGACCGCCTGTCAATCAGCACCATGGACCCCAAGAGCAACAAGCAGAG GAAGGTTGTTGAGTTGCCACGGCGACGAGTCAGCGTTCCAATTGACCGGATTGGGGTGGGCCGTCTTCCCAATAGCCGAGGATAA
- the ostn gene encoding osteocrin isoform X1 yields MFQQGYMCLRGKMLGCGCVLLTGLMTLTLFHCSTESLHVPQERPVYVESTVMEGRGIQRSPGEQKTSGAVKAKLLLLDQLVRLENDVIETKRKRSFPGSNTPLDRLSISTMDPKSNKQRKVVELPRRRVSVPIDRIGVGRLPNSRG; encoded by the exons ATGTTCCAACAGGGCTATATGTGTTTGAGAGGAAAG ATGCTGGGCTGTGGATGTGTGCTGCTCACTGGTCTGATGACACTGACCTTGTTCCACTGCAGTACTGAAAGCCTTCATGTACCCCAGGAAAGGCCAGTG TATGTGGAATCAACAGTCATGGAGGGCCGTGGCATCCAGCGAAGCCCAGGCGAGCAGAAGACCTCAGGAGCTGTGAAGGCTAAACTTCTCCTGCTTGACCAGCTGGTCCGACTAGAGAATGATGTCATTGAGACCAAGAGGAAACGAAGCTTCCCCGGATCCAACACGCCACTTGACCGCCTGTCAATCAGCACCATGGACCCCAAGAGCAACAAGCAGAG GAAGGTTGTTGAGTTGCCACGGCGACGAGTCAGCGTTCCAATTGACCGGATTGGGGTGGGCCGTCTTCCCAATAGCCGAGGATAA